From a region of the candidate division WOR-3 bacterium genome:
- the rpoB gene encoding DNA-directed RNA polymerase subunit beta, which translates to MLRERIGTKKEILPIPDLLKIQISSFKEFLQEDVEPEKRKDVGLESLFREFFPVEDPGKKFVLEYVGYRVEKPRFTPEECIEKNLTYSAPIYVKFLLRELDIETGKTKKVREEEVFFLDLPLMTQRGTFIVNGIERVIVNQLHRSPGVYFDIDQEEGKYKYIALFVPYRGPWIEFSIDSQKVFGVTILKRRRFPVTRIIRAMGYDTNSDILKLFFGEPELKPIKSIEPELYILAEEITGPEGELLYDTLDLITEKVIAGLEALGIQNVKVYNVGTPGLDVIVTTISHDRAKTRYDALNAIYRLLKYIAPPSLEEAEEFFNETFFSKVRMELGAVGRYKLNARLGLNIDENVHELTKEDLIALFKKLLDLYNGNEKPDDIDHLENRRVRRVGELLTNHLRMAFMKLQRNIKEKMLSERDQIMTPRQLINPKIIANLLKSFFTVNRLSQFLDQTNPLAELTHKRRLSALGPGGLTRETAGFEVRDVHPSHYGRLCPIETPEGQNIGLITSLTTYAEVDEFGFIKTPLRKVVNGKVRDEIVFMTPVEEKNYKIAPADIEINEKGEIVQDFVPVRFGGGYPTVRKEEVDFIDVSPRQLVSPSASLIPFLEHDDANRALMGSNMQRQAVPLIEPEAPLVGTGMERKIAYDTGMVLLAKRDGIVLEADAKKIVIKPDKPSKTDPFEEEDLDIYYLTNFKKTNQETILHHRVRVKPGDRVKKGDLLADNAATDMGELSLGRNLLVAFIPWYGYNFEDAIVVSERLVKEDVFTSIHIKELETAVRETKLGPEEITRDIPNISEEALKNLDEYGIIRIGAEVGPDDIVVGKVSPKGEKEYSPEDKLIQAIFEHKAREVKDSSLRVPPGVQGVVVDVVILTRNFDHPLAKKIIRERRQKLEEEFLRKREKVIYSLRDMLSKILLGKRTEISLRNKRGKILLRKGSTFNEDFFRGTKYLDVVFEEGFLGGKKEEKEVIELTKKANEKLEEIQKTYESRKQLVEIGDELPYGVNMLIKIYVAHKRELKVGDKLAGRHGNKGVVAKIAPVEDMPFLEDGSPIDIVLNPLGVPSRMNIGQVLETILGWAAKKKGVYYACPVFEGMTIDEIEKELREAGLPPNGRVKIRDGRTGEFLAQEVTVGYIYMMKLVHMVEDKIHARAVGPYSMITQQPLGGKARFGGQRFGEMEVWALEAYGAAYTLQEILTVKSDDVKGRNRLYQAVIRGEEAPEPSLPVSFDVLLNELRGLCLDVEIEKEKI; encoded by the coding sequence ATGTTAAGAGAAAGAATTGGAACAAAAAAAGAAATTTTACCCATACCGGATCTATTAAAAATTCAAATAAGTTCTTTTAAGGAGTTTCTTCAGGAAGATGTTGAGCCAGAAAAAAGAAAAGATGTTGGTTTAGAAAGTCTTTTTAGGGAATTTTTCCCGGTTGAAGATCCAGGTAAAAAATTTGTTCTTGAATATGTAGGATACAGGGTAGAAAAGCCAAGGTTTACTCCTGAAGAGTGTATTGAAAAAAATTTAACATACAGTGCACCTATTTATGTTAAATTTCTTTTAAGAGAACTTGATATAGAAACAGGTAAAACAAAAAAAGTAAGGGAAGAGGAAGTTTTCTTTCTTGATTTGCCTCTAATGACTCAAAGAGGAACTTTTATTGTAAACGGTATTGAAAGAGTTATAGTTAACCAATTGCACAGATCCCCTGGAGTTTATTTTGATATAGATCAGGAAGAGGGAAAATATAAATATATTGCTCTTTTTGTTCCCTATAGAGGCCCATGGATTGAATTCTCAATAGATTCTCAGAAAGTATTTGGAGTTACTATTCTTAAAAGAAGAAGATTTCCAGTTACAAGGATTATAAGAGCAATGGGGTATGATACCAATTCAGATATTTTAAAACTGTTCTTTGGCGAACCAGAATTAAAGCCTATAAAATCAATTGAACCAGAACTTTATATACTTGCCGAGGAGATAACAGGCCCAGAGGGTGAGCTCCTTTATGATACCTTGGATTTAATTACAGAAAAAGTTATAGCAGGTCTTGAGGCATTGGGTATTCAAAATGTAAAGGTTTATAATGTAGGAACCCCTGGTCTTGATGTTATTGTGACTACAATAAGCCATGATAGGGCTAAAACAAGATATGATGCCCTTAATGCTATATACAGGTTGCTAAAATATATTGCGCCACCAAGCTTAGAAGAAGCAGAAGAATTTTTTAATGAGACATTCTTTTCAAAAGTTAGAATGGAGCTTGGAGCTGTTGGAAGATATAAACTTAATGCAAGACTTGGACTGAACATTGATGAGAATGTTCACGAATTAACTAAAGAAGATTTAATAGCTCTTTTCAAAAAACTTCTTGATTTATATAATGGAAATGAAAAGCCTGATGACATAGATCACCTTGAAAATAGGAGAGTAAGAAGGGTTGGTGAGCTTCTTACAAATCATCTAAGGATGGCTTTTATGAAACTTCAGAGGAACATAAAGGAAAAAATGCTTTCAGAGAGAGATCAGATTATGACTCCAAGACAGCTCATCAATCCAAAGATTATTGCAAATCTTTTAAAGTCCTTTTTTACAGTTAACAGGTTATCCCAGTTTCTTGACCAGACAAACCCTCTGGCTGAATTAACTCACAAAAGAAGACTTTCAGCTTTAGGTCCAGGAGGTTTAACAAGGGAAACAGCAGGTTTTGAGGTTAGAGATGTTCATCCAAGCCATTATGGAAGGCTCTGTCCAATTGAAACTCCTGAAGGTCAGAATATAGGTCTTATTACTTCTTTAACAACCTATGCTGAAGTTGATGAGTTCGGTTTCATAAAAACCCCTTTAAGAAAAGTGGTTAATGGAAAAGTAAGAGACGAAATTGTTTTTATGACACCTGTTGAAGAAAAGAATTATAAAATAGCACCTGCGGATATAGAAATTAACGAAAAAGGTGAAATTGTTCAGGATTTTGTTCCTGTAAGATTTGGAGGAGGTTATCCTACTGTTAGAAAAGAAGAAGTAGATTTTATTGATGTTTCACCAAGACAGCTTGTTTCTCCTTCGGCTTCTCTAATTCCTTTCTTGGAACATGACGATGCTAATAGAGCTCTTATGGGTTCAAACATGCAAAGACAGGCTGTTCCACTTATTGAACCTGAAGCCCCATTAGTAGGAACAGGTATGGAAAGAAAGATAGCATATGATACGGGAATGGTGCTTCTTGCAAAAAGGGATGGTATTGTTCTTGAGGCTGATGCTAAAAAAATTGTTATAAAACCGGATAAGCCTTCAAAAACAGATCCCTTTGAGGAAGAGGATCTTGACATATATTATTTGACAAACTTTAAAAAAACAAATCAGGAAACAATTTTACATCATAGAGTAAGGGTTAAGCCTGGAGATAGAGTTAAAAAAGGAGATCTTCTTGCAGATAACGCAGCTACGGATATGGGAGAGTTATCTCTTGGAAGAAACTTACTTGTTGCTTTTATTCCCTGGTATGGTTATAATTTTGAGGATGCTATTGTGGTTTCTGAAAGGCTTGTTAAAGAAGATGTATTTACCTCAATACATATAAAGGAGCTTGAAACAGCTGTTAGAGAGACAAAATTGGGACCAGAAGAAATAACGAGAGATATTCCAAATATAAGTGAGGAAGCTTTAAAGAATCTTGATGAATATGGAATTATCAGAATTGGAGCAGAGGTTGGACCAGATGATATTGTTGTAGGAAAGGTTTCACCAAAGGGAGAAAAGGAATATTCTCCTGAAGATAAATTAATTCAAGCAATTTTTGAACATAAGGCAAGAGAAGTTAAAGATTCATCTTTAAGAGTACCTCCTGGAGTTCAGGGTGTTGTGGTTGATGTAGTAATTTTAACAAGAAATTTTGATCATCCTCTTGCTAAAAAGATAATAAGAGAAAGAAGGCAAAAGCTAGAAGAGGAATTTTTGAGAAAAAGGGAAAAGGTAATATATTCACTTAGAGATATGCTCTCTAAAATTTTGCTTGGTAAGAGAACAGAAATTTCCCTTAGAAATAAAAGAGGTAAAATTCTTTTAAGAAAGGGTAGCACATTTAATGAGGATTTCTTTAGAGGAACTAAATACCTCGATGTAGTTTTTGAAGAAGGATTTTTAGGGGGTAAAAAGGAAGAGAAAGAAGTTATAGAACTTACAAAAAAAGCAAATGAAAAACTTGAAGAAATACAAAAAACATATGAATCAAGAAAGCAACTTGTTGAAATTGGTGATGAACTTCCTTATGGTGTTAACATGCTGATTAAAATCTATGTTGCCCACAAAAGAGAATTGAAAGTAGGTGATAAACTTGCAGGAAGACACGGAAATAAAGGAGTTGTTGCTAAGATTGCTCCTGTTGAAGATATGCCCTTCCTTGAGGATGGGTCGCCTATTGACATTGTGTTAAACCCGCTTGGTGTTCCTTCAAGAATGAATATTGGACAGGTTCTTGAAACAATACTTGGTTGGGCAGCGAAGAAAAAGGGAGTGTATTATGCCTGTCCAGTTTTTGAAGGTATGACCATTGATGAAATAGAAAAAGAATTAAGGGAAGCTGGTTTGCCACCTAATGGAAGAGTAAAAATCAGAGATGGGAGAACCGGTGAATTTCTTGCCCAAGAGGTTACTGTTGGTTACATTTATATGATGAAGCTTGTTCATATGGTTGAAGATAAGATTCACGCAAGAGCTGTAGGACCTTAC